ttctacggagagcaagtatttgcattgcTGTTCTGCACTTCTgctgaaaaccattctgattgaatctcaGCTTAGGGTCAATTCTGGCgtgaatcctgttcaagatcaccCAGTTGTATAGCTTtgctatactcgctggaatttagaagattgagtggggatcttattgaaacgtataaaattctaaagggattggacaggctagatgcaggaagattgttcccgatattgggaaagtccagaacgaggggtcacagtttaaatataaaggggaagccatttaggactTCCATCATCGCTCTCTCGTTGACACTTCTTCAACCTGACTATCCAGATGCTGTTGAATCTGAGAAACCCAATGCCGTCGCTTGCTATTGACGCCAAGCCACTGGTTACATTTAaaacggagattgataggttcgtaattagtaagggcgtcagaagttacggggagaaggcaggagaatgagtttgaatTGGAAAACATTTCAGCAGTGATGGAATCACAGAGTAGATTCCATGTGCCAAATGGACTAAATCTGCTCCAATGTCGTACGGTCTTATAACCGGCTTCATACCCTTAGATACTTTTCAGTGCTATTCCATCACTGTAACTGTATAAAAGTCTGGTTAAGCCGCACTTGCGTGGAATTCAGGTCATCCCATTATAGGAGGCATTggggaaggtgcagaaaagatgtaGTAAAATGATTGCAGAAATAGATTGCATTAAAGATAGGAGAAGATTGACAAATctactgttttctctggagagtggATGTTGGAGGAAACAAATGATCAAACTTCAAAAATCTATGAGGGGAATAGAAAGGGCAGGCACACAAAATAGATACCCATTGTAGGAATATCATATACCGAAGAGCCTGGCTTTAAGATTATAGGGATTTGTTTAAGGACATGCATGATGGTAAACTGTATAACAGAGTGCAGTGGGTGCCTGAAAAAACTGCTGCAATCGAGGGTAGAAGTCAGATAATGATGTTTAGGCCTTTTAGATAGGACAAATGCGCAACCATGGACGGATATCGATCACGTGCAAGAAAGAGGAATTATTTTAATGTGGCCTatgttgtttctctctctctctctctttatctctctctttcgctacctctctcctctctctgtctctctgtctccctctctctctcacacacacacacacacacacacacacacacacacacacacatacacacacacatacacacacacacacacacacacacacacacacacacacacttaatcCAGCTTTCTCACTCTCTTACACTCTCAGAATTTCAAAATTGGTATCAAATGGAAAGTTTTAACTTATTAAAATTCATcgcatgaaaaaaaaacaaattgcagtaTCTGAAACATAATTTTTGGAGACAGTTTGAGCTTCGGCGTCTTCCCGTAGTTGCACTTCCTCAAAAGAAGACTGCGGTACTCTGCAAAGTGTTCACCTATCACTCCCACCCATCCCCGCCTCCTCCTCCGCGAGTCCCAGTGACCACCTGTATCGTCTCACATACAAGAAAGAGCACAGCAGCAACTTGTGTGACTGTGGCTAAACAAAGGGTGTCCTGATCCCGACTAAGACATGACGGGATCAGCAGTTGTATCAGGCCCTGCCGATAGCGGTAGTCTGGGACCTGGCTGTTAGAGTCTATGACCTATCATTTGGGTAGAATGAACCGGACTGAGCAGTGTCTGATAGTCTGGGTAGGTTTGATTGCTTTGCAGATCTCAGACCATAACTCCCAAAACTCAACACCAACGCTTGCACTGTAGAAACGTATGGAAGAGCAGGAGTACACAGTTCGTTCCCTCGAATCTGTACCTCAATAACAAGATCCCCGACTACAATCCTCCTTCCTTGCGAGTTCTTCAAATCGTCTGGCTCCCTCTCTGTAAGTAAGACAAGTGACTCCTTCAAAAATATGTTCATCGACGAAACACCCATTCAGCGATCAGGAAAATACAGAGATTCGCGGCCTTTCCCAAATGAAGACAGTGCTCTACTCATTTCACATTGGCTGATTTCTTTTCCTGTCGTGTGACTCGAATCCGAGGAGCTCCCGGAAGCCTTTGTCTTGCCGGGCCTTCTCATGACTGGCTCTGAGGCTGCTCGCTTTTCACTGAGTTCATTCTGTACTGTCGCCTATTTAGGCCCGTGTACTCGGTCTCCGTTGGTTGGACTGCTCTGTCAACCCTGGCCTCCCTTGCTAGAGAAGAAAACCCATCCATCAGGCACACTACAATATGACTCCATTAATAGTGAGATATGGGTTTCATCTAGCGAGGAGAGAATGAATAGGAGAAGCCCACATTCACTGCAATAAGGTTGAATGAAAGCTGAATCTTCAAACAAATCTTCGCAGAGACTCCAAATCGTCCAGGAGCCCATGAATGCCACCTCGCTATTTTGCTCTCTgattgcattacttattttataaTGGTACAATAaaaatttcttattataatttgaaTGATCGGTTCTTCTTATCCGGGTCTTCCCGGTAGGGCGATGAAAATACATTCATCAAGCAGGTTGCTACGATGTATCTCAAACTTCTCAAGACCAGATAAAACATGAAACGAATTATGATTTTGCCACTGACAGGTACCTCTGAGAAAACGCATGAGGAAAGAAAAGTCTCTGGGCAATACCTGGGGCATAAAAGGCGCCATGGAAATGCCAGACAGTCTCTTCGCATTGCTGCACATATTATCAGAGTAGATGTCTGGAAGTTGTCATCGAAACCAAACCACCTCGCATCGGTAGTATTAACAGTCGTTGCGGACTATATAAATTAGTATCAAAGGAGCAGAGTCAGAGAATCACAGAAtcacacagcacggaaacaagtctttcagtccatctggtccatgctgatcgAGATGACACATCCAAGCATATTCCAGCTGCCTGTgtttggaccatatccctctaaacatttcctatatATTTACACTAATCTGTCCTTTAAATATTATCGTTGTAGCCGTCTCAACCGATTTCAGAGACACCACcctttttgcaaaaaaaaaagttgtccCTAAAATCCCTCCCCGCTTTCCCCTTCACTTCACAACTCTGCTCTCAATTTCTTCATAGAAAAAAAACTTAGAAATCTCCCATGCCCTAAGGAAAGAATTTCTGACCGGTCTgttccattcagaacagaaatgcgaagaattcttttttagccagaggctggtgaatctatggaatttgttgccacgggcagcagtggaggccaagtcagtgggtgtatttaaggcagagattgataggtatctgtgtagccagggaatgaaaggttatggtgagaagtcgggggagtgggactaaatgggagaatggatcagctcatgataaaatggcggagcagactcgatgggccgaatggctgacttctgctcctttgtcttatggtcttatggtctgaaataACCCTGACACTCGCCCGGGAGATCTagcatccttctaaacctttagTGCACTGTTCCTAGTTTAATAGCATTTTTCCTGTAGCAAGGCAACTAAAACTGAACGCAGTTCTTCAAGTGTATTCACGCCAGCGTTACTCAGTGGCTACCTTATCTGCACACCTGTTCGTcagtgtaaatatctaatcagccaatcatgtggtatgAATTCAATgctaaaaagcatgcagacatggtcaagaagttcaattgttgttcataCCAAATATCCGAATGAGGAAGATACGTTATCTAAGAGTGACTTTGACTCTGGAATGATTCTTGTTCTCATACGGGTGGTTTGATTaactctgaaactgctgatctcctacgTTTTTCATGCACTACAGTCtttggagtttacagaaaatggtacgAAAATCAAATAAAATCATCCAGTGACCGGTTATTCTGTGGGCGCATttgccttgtcaatgagagaggtcagaagagaatagcGTAAATGgtgcaagttgacaggaaggcggtaataactcaaataacctcgtGTTACAACGGTGCAGAAGAGTGTTCTGAACGCAGAACACATCGAATCCTGAAGTGAATAAAGATTCAAGACCACGAATACatacttggtggccactttactTGTTACacataacaaagtggccactgagtgcatggaAACTAACGAAATTGCAAATGAATTCTGTACCTGAGATGAGATGCGGTCTGAAGGGGTTAAATGCCGATGTCATTAGCAACTTGTACGGAGCAAAAGAATGAATTGCTTATCGTGTATCGATCCAAAGGCGTCTCCCACTTAGACGATACACACTACTCCTCCAACTCTCCACAAAAAGAAGACGGTTCACTGAAGATCAAGAACTTGCATCTATTTGAATGACGCTCTCTTGTTCTGATCAGCACAATATTATAGATTTTAGAAATAGTACCGTAATAAGAGCTTTACTTGGGCAGAACTCGGACTCACAGTTGAATAACCGAATAACAAAACAGAGAACGTTGATGCTGACATAGTGAGCCCGTTTGATGGTGTGTCAAGActcaagacacacacacacacacacacacagtgctgaaggaattcagaaaGAAAAGCAATGTATCAGGAGGAGAATCGgcagtggatgtttcgggccagagACGCTGcctaactgagttcctccagcattgtgtgtgtgtgttgctccagatttccagcatctgttgaatGTCATGTGTTTTTCACAAGAATAAGACTAATAGATGGCTGCAAGACTGGGAAGGGAGGAGGGCGATGTAAGCACAATTCCCAATAGATCCACCGTGGAAATCGCGAAAAACACACTCTGAGTGTGAGAAGAATGCGGAACTCGCTGGAGATGGTGAACAACAGAAGTTGGTTTAAGAGGACGATGGGTCGtcacacgggggtgggggggggggaagaaagggaagtagaTGATAGGTGGGATGAAAAGAGGTGAGAGCGTGTTACTGCGGAGCAGAAGCACAGGTGGATCTTAAAAATGGACCGTCCCACACCCGGTTGCGAAAGGGTGAGGCTTGCGCATGTGGTTAGCAACTCCCACCCGTAAAAACCCCTCGCCTCAAAAACGCCAACACAAGTTCCAAAAATCACATCCCTAGGAGAGCaaggatcttcaaagatgggcTGCATCTGGGGGCAGTTTGAAAGACTGTCAGATGACAGAGGATTCTGGAAGGatgctgtcagtggcctatgtTGTagtagggctgaagaagaagaagaagaagaagaagaagaagaagaagaagaagaagaagaagaagagtcgCCACTGGAGAGAAAAGCGACCAAATGTATCTTCCGCGCTGTAGATGTTTTGCAGAAGACCGTATTAGAGGAAGTTCAATTTCAGAGTACAGACACAAAAAGTTGAAAGAACTCAGAACTCAGGCACATTATTTGGAGAGGAATGAACTATTAACGTGTCGGATCGAGGCCTTTCTTCAGGTCTGATGACTCTGAGATGAGGGACAAAGAGTGAAATAGATTTACTTTTCAATTTAAAATGTAACAACTGGTTCTGGGCCTAAAGATCTATGTTGTGCCAAGGCCGAATCGGTGCTCGAGATTATTTGACTTTCAGTAACAGGGAAGAGAATCAGCCCCTGAATCAAAGGCAACAAGACGTCCTGTCATCAGAGATGCACAGTGAACTGCTACCGTGAAACTCGCAGAGAGACTCGCTCACAATGCATCTATCTCATATTCAGATGCTTTAAATACTAGTGAGCAGTTGCAACAGCAGATAACGCTGGAGATGGAAAATGTAACCGAACCAGAGCTCTTTGTGGGTTTCCTGTTTTCGTAACTTCGAAGCTGCCGCCCAAAGTTCAGCCTGTTAGACTTCATATTATATGATGCACTGGAAGACCCTGCAAACAACATCGTTGCAGTGGAAATTAATCTCATATACAGTGCTCTGTGTTGCGTCCGGTTTACCTGCGCTTCGTAATGTAAACAGTTCTCTAACCTTAATAAATAAACCGAAGTttaacactggaggaacattatcTCGGGGCGCTGACTATCTCCAACAGCATCTGCGTTGATATTTAATGTCACACTAACGAGTCCCGCATAATTTAGTTACCagatgacataggagcagaatatggCTACtcagtctactccaccattccatcatttctGATTTATTTACCTCTcaaatccagttcctgccttacccGATACCCTTcaggcccttactaatcaagaatgtattaAACCTCTTTCTAAGTATACCCATTGGCTTGGCTtccacaaccgtctgtggcaaagtgttccacagattcactacaccctggccaaagaaattccacctTATCTATGTTCTGAAGGAATGCCATACTTTTCTGagactgtgcactctggtcctaatGTCTCCTACAATTGGAAGTAAAATTTCCACCTCAACGttttctaggcttttcaatatttgacaagTTTTAATGATATTCCACCCGCtccccatttttctaaactcttgaCAGTATAGGCCCAGAggaatcaaacgctcctcataatgtcagcccaaagctgctcataatagaccaggtgctgtctgaccaattTGTACAATGCTATAGAAATCACCATGCATTGTAAACGCATTTCGCTGTAGGAATATAGTGACTTCAATACCAGGTCAGAGGTTGCGAAGCCCAGAGCGTGGAACACTTTATGACAGCCCAATGCATTTCTCCCTTAGCACGGGTCACGATTTCGGTGGAATACTCTCTGTTGGCCTCTAATGGTGCAGCTGCGACCACGTAAAGTCGGTATTATCCATTTCATAAGTTCCCGTACCAAATTTCACTGAGTTACTCGCCCAGACAGCTTCAACAGCTCTTCCCGTACCCTGGCCAAGCAGTTCCAGTGTAGCAGTGACGGGAATACACTACTGCAGGTTTCCCTCCAAGTCGTGTATTACCCTGGCTGGCATATCTGTGTTCCGTCAGTGTCTGGTTCTGAACTTATTCTCATAGTATCGCAATGTTTACCTTTATAAGAGGGGCTGCAGTAAGTAAGCACCGTCGATTCATCGCCAGCTTCTGCGGGGATTTAGGTATGAGGACGTGAATACTAGTTTTGTTATCGATACAGATGTGTACATCCCAGAAACCATGCTCAAACCATGCTCTCTCTGGAAGTCTTTCAGAAGAATTCTCCATAGCCATTTGACCTTCTGACGCACTGATGCGGTAATCAAGTGTAACCCGCACAAAGCGCAGTATGGACGCAGTGGACCCGCCCCCGAATCTCGTCACCGAGTTGGGACAACTGTAGCTGAGAGGCTGCACAGAGCGGCAGTTGAGCTCAGTCCGACTCCTGGGAGTCGAGGGCAGCACCAGCCGACCACCGGTCTGAGGCCAAATGTTGATGAAACTATTATTCCTGTTCGTTACCGTTGAGATGTTTCGTGTTTACGGTGAGTGAGTCGGGGTTGGTAACTTTCAAACGTACCCTAGCAAGTTTGCTATACACTGCATTAAACATTCCGTGAAAGTGGGGAAATAAACTTCAGTAAATGAAATGAGAAATTATTAAGCTAGAATCTCATCAAAGCTGACGATAAACCGATTTAATAAATTACCAGTCAGTTTCTATGAGCCTCGCTCATTTTCTTTTGGTGAAGGTTATCTAGCGCACTGCTCCTCTCTGCACCTAAGCAGCTCCAAACCTAAAGCAGTATGTTTGGCGAGCCCTGACTGAAATGGCCCCCAAACCTCTCAATTTAAGGTCATCTGCGGATAGATAGAAAAATTTATTTTAGCCAATAAATGCAACTGAAAATTACAGCGAACTTTTAAACTGCAGGCAATATGCTTAATTTCTACTTAGTTCAATTCCTGATAATTTTAGTTAACTGATAATAATTGGTGTTACAGAATCCGAGCCCTTTCCTGTGAGTCCAGCTGCAATGACTGCAGATGTGGGAGATACAGTTGAACTGCCCTGTGAACTTACGAACAAACTAGAGTTCGCGAACAATGTTTTCTGGTACAAGCACCGTGCTGACGAACCCCTGGTAGCGATTAAATCCACAGACTGCCAAGAGAAAGGTTGTAGGGCTACTTTCAAAAAAGGCTCCGGAGATCGCACATCAGTGCTGGAAATCAAGGATGTCCGGCTGGAGGATTCAGGTTTCTACTACTGTGATGAGATGAATAGCTATCCACCGCTTGTGAAAGGACCTAGACTCCTTGTTGGAGGTAAGAGGACTCGGTAGTGAGATTATAATCAACCATGTACTTTGGTTACACTCCGGTTAACTATGTCCCATTCTCTGACCAGACAGCTCCACCAATCGGACGTACATGCAGTTATTTGTCCCACCGTCTGAGAGTAATGGGTCAGTTCCCCTGGTGTGTCTGGTCGGCGGCCTTTTGTCCAAACAGATTGTCATTTACTGGAACATATCCGGACAGATCACGGAAGGATGGAGCGATCCCGGTACGCTTGACCCAGATCAAAGCTACAGTGTTAGAAGTCAGGTGCTGGTCCCAGTGGAAACTTGGAGGAGCGGCGGGCTCTTCACCTGCATCGCACAACTAGGGGGTGCGGGAAAGACGAGGACTAAGAGCGTCTCCCAtcccaccattcaaccagatcaaGGTAAGGCGATGTTTTCACATACAATATTGATACTCATGTGTGGTggaaaggcggagcagactcgatgggccatacGGCCTAAtgattctcctatgtcttatgtctgcGGGAATGTACTGGCGATTCACTTCACCACCTTTGTCTGCCCAACCCTAGAGTCCTTTGAGTATCAGGGGGCAAACCTGGGCTTTTACTCTCTGATGTCCGTGATGTTCTCACAGTGCGGTTGGGTGCGGCCATCATGAAAGACAAGCGTTGCTTTTCAGGTTAGGAAGGTGAACCGTAAAACTGATTGGAAAGGTCAAGATGACTGAGAGGAAAGCGGGAAACGATCTGAGGAGCTGTATACATGAGCCGTTCTTCGGTTGTCTTGCCATGAGCTTTTGGTTGTCCATTATGGTTTAAGGATTAAGGGTCAAATTTATTCGCCATATATATTTTCATATGTTAGACATTTCCTGTGGTGTGCTGGTCAGGGCTCGACATTCAACATATATAATTAAAATAACTGATGTTATACTTAGGTGTTAGAACATCACTGGTATGGATGGTAACTAACTGTACAATTTGAATCAAGCACCAACTCGGACGAGATCGGTTTAAATTTTTGCTCTTGTTATTTGGAATGAGTGTACATCTTAGAATTTTTCACATGACAAACAAATGTAAGCCCGAATAAAATGTTCATGGAAGCTGTGATTTCACCAACAACAATTCTTTCTGTCCAGGCTGGTGTCTTCCCACAGCGATTCTCCTTGGGGTCCTTGGATTGCTGGTTATCGTCATTTTTACTTGCATCTCTAAAGAGCGTAAATCAGGTAAGGATTTGCTTTTGCTAGGCATATCCATACAACTGCTAACAGTTAACTCCGTCCCTTTTTCGAGGCACTGTATAATTGCAGCCAGTGGGTTTAGAACAGAGAACTCAGAAAATAGTTGAGGCAGGGAGTGGAGCAAATGGTACTCAAGTACCGGAGGGTACGGATCTGATGGATGGGATGTCTGAAATCCTGGAAACGTGTTTCTCGGTGTACTGTCCTTGTATTATTATTACTGTCTCAGTTTTTCCTCGCTCGAGCTGGTAAAACCTAATATACGACATAGCCAAGCGCACTCATTTCCCAATTGCTGGGAACGTTCGTACTATTCTAGAGGTTTTTAGTATTGTCGttttctgaggagttatataaacattGCTATGTAGCCCTGATTTTTAATTCTATTTGGTCGTGACTGTGGGGTTACCGAGTTGCAGGTAGTACTATTGGGAGAATGTATACCCTGTTCCTGTTGCATAGacttttattttcctcttttAATTTTGCATATGTCTCATGTTTTTCACATTGATATTTTCTGTGTTTGGAAAGGCTCTATCTATGAAGTACGTTTTTCTCGCTTGTTTATCCTGCAATATTATATTCTGACGTTTATAATGGATTTTCCTATTAAAAAAGCTTCGGTCACAGCatggtaa
The sequence above is drawn from the Mobula hypostoma chromosome 2, sMobHyp1.1, whole genome shotgun sequence genome and encodes:
- the LOC134337224 gene encoding uncharacterized protein LOC134337224 isoform X2: MLMKLLFLFVTVEMFRVYESEPFPVSPAAMTADVGDTVELPCELTNKLEFANNVFWYKHRADEPLVAIKSTDCQEKGCRATFKKGSGDRTSVLEIKDVRLEDSGFYYCDEMNSYPPLVKGPRLLVGDSSTNRTYMQLFVPPSESNGSVPLVCLVGGLLSKQIVIYWNISGQITEGWSDPGTLDPDQSYSVRSQVLVPVETWRSGGLFTCIAQLGGAGKTRTKSVSHPTIQPDQGTHRQSATRQGIGSAAQSQAPILYASLDFAASSSARR
- the LOC134337224 gene encoding uncharacterized protein LOC134337224 isoform X1; the protein is MLMKLLFLFVTVEMFRVYESEPFPVSPAAMTADVGDTVELPCELTNKLEFANNVFWYKHRADEPLVAIKSTDCQEKGCRATFKKGSGDRTSVLEIKDVRLEDSGFYYCDEMNSYPPLVKGPRLLVGDSSTNRTYMQLFVPPSESNGSVPLVCLVGGLLSKQIVIYWNISGQITEGWSDPGTLDPDQSYSVRSQVLVPVETWRSGGLFTCIAQLGGAGKTRTKSVSHPTIQPDQGWCLPTAILLGVLGLLVIVIFTCISKERKSGTHRQSATRQGIGSAAQSQAPILYASLDFAASSSARR